The genomic window TTGCGGACCGCGTCATAGCTCTCCGTCCCATCCCTTTGAAAAATGTCTTCAAACATTTTCAGGACTTTGGTCTTTTCAGGGCCCTCATTGACCTTGGCAAAATCCACACTTTTTGCATACTCCAAAGCAGACATTCCGGCACGCCGACCAAAAACCGTGGCCTCCAACAGTGAATTGGTTCCCAGACGATTGCCGCCGTGAACGGAAACACAGGCGCACTCTCCAGCCGCGAAAAATCCTTCCATTTTGGTTCCCTCAGCGTCCAAAATCACCTGACTGAACTTGTTGGTGGGGATGCCGCCCATAGAATAATGAGCTGTCGGCTGTATGGGCAACGGATCCTTCACACAATCGACGGAGGTGAAATCGATCCCCAGTTGGCGAATCTGCGGCAGGCGTTCCATGATCCTGGCTTCGCCCAGATGCCGCAAGTCGAGGTGAATAAAGTCCTTTCCATCGACGCCACGGCCCGCGTCGATCTCGCTTTGCTCCGCACGCGATACGATGTCGCGGGGAGCCAGTTCCATGCGCGAGGGGGCATACTGTTCCATGAATCGATCGCCCTTGCCGTTCAGCAGATAACCGCCCTCGCCACGGGCCGCTTCTGAGAACAAAATCCCCTGACGATACAACCCCGACGGGTGAAACTGAACGAATTCCGCATCTTCAATGGGAATCCCGGCTCTAAAAGCCGCCATGACCCCATCGGCTGTACTGGCAAATGCATTGGTGGTGATTTTGAATATCCGGCCATAACCTCCGGTGCAGAATATAACGGCCCGGGCCTGCATGACCTCGACCGCTCCGGTTTTGACGTTGCTGACCACCACTCCGTTGCAGCGGTTGCCCTCGGTAATGAGGGAATGCATGTTCCATTCGTTATAAATTTTGACGGTTTGTCTGTTTTTCATCAACTGCTCGTGCAGAGCATGCAAAATGGCATGACCGGTGCGGTCCGCAGAAAAACAGGCGCGCGGCTTGGAATGACCTCCGAAACTGCGTTGCGCTATTTTACCATCCGGCGTCCGGCTGAAAACACAGCCCATGTGCTCCAACTCATAGATGATGCTCGGCGCGGCTTTAACATAGTCTTCCACGGCGTCCTGATCGTTGAGGAAATCTCCCCCCTTCACCGTATCGTACATATGCTCTTCCCAGCTGTCGGGCTCGGAATTTCCAAGTGCCGCGGCGATTCCTCCCTGAGCCGCCCCTGAGTGCGACCGGGAGGGATAAACCTTAGTCAAAAGGGCAACATCCAGTTCCTTGGAAACCTCCAGAGCGGCGCGCATGCCGGCCAGACCGGCGCCAATGATGACCACATCATGTTTGATCACAATAAATCTCTATTAGCTGATTGATAAAAACAGGCATTTAATCATCTCCCGGAAGAGATGAGTGAATAGCAATGAATAACAATTCTACCCGATCCTGCCCGCAAGCACGAGACACCAGTCAGAAAACGTACGGAGTTTTGCAAACCTGGAGAAAACGCTGGCGGGGCTCACCAATTTCTGGTTAACTGGCTAAAATTGAAGGGCGTATTGAACCATTCCCATTGATATCTGTCAAGAAAAATGAGTTTGCAGTTGAAAAAGCAGGAGAAGGAAATATAATGTTTTTAAAGCATTATTGATAATTTCCAGTTAAGCTATCAATTCTCAAATAACTACCCTTTCAAGCGGCGAACCTTGTTTTAGTCCTTCCCGCAGTTGGAGCACTCCTTGGAGCAATTTAAATTTGAATCACTTTCCCTTCCGGAAGCCGTATTAAACGGAATCCGGGACGCGGATTTCAAGTACTGCACCCCCATTCAAAGCGCGGCATTGCCCATCACTCTGGCTGGAAAAGATGTGGCGGGCCAGGCGCAAACGGGAACCGGCAAAACCGCCGCCTTTTTGATCACCATCTTTTCCAGGCTTCTCGATAAACCTCCTCTGGAATCTCAAAAAAAAGGAGGAAGGGTTGGTCCCCGCGCGCTCATCATCGCCCCGACACGGGAATTAGCCCGGCAAATAGAAAAAGACGCTCTGCTTTTAGGAAAACACTGCAATTTTAAAATCGTTTGTATCTATGGCGGTGTGGATTATGACAAACAAAGAAGCATGATCAAAGCCGGAGTGGACGTTCTCATTGCCACCCCCGGCCGCCTGATCGACTATTACAAACAAAAATTCTTCAGCCTGAAGTTGGTGGAAGCGCTTGTGATCGACGAAGCCGACCGCATGTTCGACATGGGCTTCATCCAGGACCTCCGTTACTTGCTTCGCAACACGTCACCCTACAACAAACGCCTGTCGATGCTGTTTTCGGCCACCTTGAACTTCAGGGTGATGGAACTTTGCTACGAGCACATGAACAATCCGGAAAAGGTGACGATCGAGCCGGAAAAGACCGTGGTCGATGAAATTGCCCAATCCCTGTACCATGTCGGCCATCACGAAAAGTTCAGCCTGTTACTCGGGTTGTTAAAGCAGGAAGAGGGAGAAAAGGTATTGATCTTTTGCAACACCAAAGCCATGGCCGAACGGCTGGAAGCCAAGCTCAAACACAATGGATACAACGCCGGTCAGATTTCAGGCGATTTGCACCAGAAAGCCCGCATCCGTGTTCTCGAACAGTTTGGCGCAGGAGATCTGGATATACTGATCGCCACCGATGTCGCATCGCGCGGCATTCACGTCGATGACATCACCCACGTGATCAACTTTGATTTGCCGCAAGACCCGGAGGATTACGTCCACCGCATCGGCAGGACGGCGCGCGCCGGAAAGGAAGGCACCGCCATCACCCTGTGCTGTGAAAACTATGCGGTGCACCTGGAGCGGGTGGAAGAATATTTGAAACACAAAGTGCCCGTCGTCTGGGCGGAAGAAGAATTATTTCTCAAAGGCAAACCGGGCATGCCGCCCCGGAAGGTCAAATCGAAACGTCCGCCGGCACGCAAAACCTCGTCCAGCAAAAGGCCTGTCAGAGGCAAACCGCCCAGAGGAAGATCCCGGTCGCGTCCTTCTTCGTCCAGATAGAACCAAACTCAGTGTCAAAATCGCAATACCCCCAGTTTATCATCCCGCCAATAACGCTTTAAACCGCTCCTCATCCAAAATTTTGACATCCAGTTTTTTGGCTTTGTCCAGTTTCGACCCAGGGTCTTCCCCTGCGACCACAAAATCGGTTTTTTGCGACACGCTTGACGTCACCCGCCCCCCCTGGGCCAGAATCATTTCCCTGGCTTGATCGCGGGTGAAATGTTTCAAGGCACCGGTCAGCACAAACTGCTTGCCGAGCAGCCGGTCTCCGGTTTCCTGCCTGTCTTCAACCAGCGCCACTCCCAGTTTTTTGAGCTGACGAATTTCTTCCTGATTGATCTCCCGGTCAAAAAACGCCTTGAGACTTTCAGCCATGATGGGCCCCACCTCCATGACCGATTCCAGGTCTTCCAACGAAGCGTTTTGCAAGGCATCCATCGAATGAAAGGTTTGTGCGAGTACCGCCGCCGCCCGCTGCCCCACATGCCGAATGCCCAGGCCGTGTATCAGCCGCGAAAGTCCGGCGGACTTGCTTTTTTGAATAGCAGCGAGCAGATTGTTAGCGGACTTTTCCGCTAAGCGCTCCAGGGGCACCAAATCTTCGAGAGTGAGGTTGTACAGGTCTGAAAAATGCTTCACCCGGCCACTGTCCACCAGTTGATCGATAACCGCAGGCCCCAGATGGTCGATGTCCATGGCATTGCGCGACGCAAAATGAAATAAACGTTCTTTGAGCTGGGCCGGGCAGGCGGCGTTGACACAGCGCCACGCGGCTTCTCCTTCAGGACGATAAATCGCCGTTTGGCATTCGGGACATTTCGTCGGCATTTTAAACGGTTTCCCACGCGATTTTCCCGGTTGGTTCGCCACCCGGACCACCTTGGGAATCACCTCCCCGGCTTTCTCGATCACCACCGTATCACCCACCCGAATGTCCTTGCGCTTGATTTCATCCTCATTGTGAAGCGTGGCGCGGCTCACGGTGGACCCGGACACAAACACCGGGCGCAATACAGCGACAGGCGTGATGGAACCGGTCCGCCCCACCTGGCAGAGGATATCCTCAACCTCGGTGACCGCCTGCTCGGCTTCATATTTATAAGCGACCGCCCAGCGGGGATGTTTGGCCGTGCTTCCAAGTTTTTCCTGAAAAGAAAAGGCATTGACTTTGACCACCAGCCCGTCGACTTCATAGGAAAGATGATCCTTTTCATCCCGCCAGCGCTCGATCAAGGAAAAGGTCTCTTCAAAATTTTTGCAGAGAACCGTCTGCGGGTTCACGCGAAACCCCAGGGACTTTAGTTTTAGTATGGCTTCGTGATGGGTTTTGAACGGCATGTCGTCCATATGCCCGACGCTGTAGACAAAAATATCCAAAGGCCGCTGAGCGGTGATTGCGGGGTCGAGAAGGCGCAATGATCCGGCGGCGGCGTTTCTTGGGTTGGCAAACTCCGGTTGTCCGCCAGCCTTGCGTTCTTTGTTGAACTCGACGAAGGCTTCCCGGTCGAGGTAAACCTCACCCCGCACTTCGAGAAAATTAAACGGCTCCTTCTCCACCGGGATGGTGAGTGGAATGGAACGGATGGTGCGCAAATTGGCAGTGATGTCTTCCCCTGCCCTGCCGTCACCGCGGGTGGCTCCCTGAGTGAACAATCCATTTTCATAAGAAAGCGTGACGCCGAGTCCGTCGATCTTCAACTCCACCACGTACTCAATTTTATCCTCAGCAATTTCGTTTTTCAGTCCTTTCACCACGCGATTATGAAAATCCCGGAATTCGTCGAGGTTGTAAGTATTGTCGAGGCTGAGCATCGGCAGTTTATGCACCACGCTCTCGAACCTTTCCGACGCCTTTCCCCCCACCCGTTGTGTCGGGGAGTCGGGGGTGACCCAGTCGGGATGTTTTGCTTCCAGGTCTTTTAACCTCTGCATCAGCCGGTCGTACTCGCGGTCGGAAATTTCCGGCTGGTTTTCGACATAATAAAGAATGTCGTGCCGGCGGATTTCACGCCGAAGGTTTTCGATTTCCTTTTTATCGGATGGCGGCATCTTTAAAGTCTGCTCCAAAAATTCTGAATTGGAATGGATGGAAAAGAATTATTTTTTTTCAAACAGGGCATCCAGAATTGGGCATTCTGGTACAACTCCCCCTTCACATTGCGAAGAAATTTTAGCCAATATCTTTTCGAGTTTTTTTAAATCCACAATCTTTCGGCGAATATCTCCCAGATGATGAATTGTGATTTTTTGCACCTGATCGCAGGTGTTATCGCCTCTATCGACCAACTTCAAGAGCGCGCGAATTTCTTCAAGTGAAAAACCCAAGTCCCTACCACGACGGATAAAAACAAGCCGCTTAATGTGGTTTTCGCTATAAATCCGGTGTCCCCCCTCAGTTCTAGGGGGCTTCGGGAATATAGCAATCTTTTCATAGTAGCGGATGGTCTCAATCTTACAGTGAGTAAGATCGGATAAAACCCCGATGGTAAATTTTTTTTCTCTATTTTGCATAATAGCCCTTGAACCTGTAGTTGCTACAGGTTGTACATTATAAACGAAAAAATGCTTGATGGAAAATGACTATAAAACCGGGAGAGGATCATGGACAAAACACAGATCAATCAAGAAATCGTGTCGGCATTTAAGCTTGCCCTCCCTCCAGTAGCAATGGCCTTCGTCGATAAACAACCGAACGGGGTGAACACCATTGAGGGTGAATTCCCCTCGTTTTGTACCTTTTGGCGTCTGGCTGAAGAAAAAGTGTTCTATGCATCGGCGGATAAACACTATAACTGTCCCATAGGAGCCATGATATTAGGGATAGAGATGCCCAAAGAGGTACAGGAAGAACTGGGTGGTTTGGTTGAAAAAATGTGTGAATGTTCGTACCTGTCCGAGGATGAACCGGCAAATATCCCCACACTTTCTAAAAAGATGAGCGGTGTCGTTTATGGCCCATTGAAAGGCTTTCCGGTGGAACCTGAATTGGTCATGATGTGGCTGAAACCTTCACAGGCAATGATCTACAACGAGGTTTTGGGGTGCTGTAAATGGTCGGAAAGCATGCAGTCAATGGCTCTGGGCCGCCCCGCTTGCGCAGTGATCCCAACCACCCTGAACCAATCGCCGTTTGGCATGTCACTCGGTTGTACTGGAATGCGTACCTTCACCGAAATCAGTGATGACCATATTCTGGCAACCCTTAACTATAAAGAGATAAATTCATTTCTGGCGAACCTTGAAACTACCGTACGTGCCAACAAGCAAATGAAAGATTTTTATACGGATCATAAAAATAAAATCACTGGCTAAATACGATCCGCTCGTTAGAGGTAAATTAATTGAAACTTTTTATAAAGGGAGAAATATTATGCCAAAGAGAAAAGTTGAAGTTTTTACAAGCGGTTGTCCAATTTGTGAGTCCACTGTGAATCTTGTTAAAAGGCTAACTTGTCCATCGTGCGAAGTAATTATTTATAATTTAACCGATGACCGTAAAAAGGAAGTCTTGGAAAATGCGACCATTTATGGAATCGAAAGGGTTCCCGCCGTTGCGGTGGATGGAAAGCTATTGGAATGCTGTGCAAAGAATTCCGTTTCTGAAAATATTTTAAAACAGGCAGGGGTTGGAAGCGCCTAAAGTTTAATCCTGTTTGAAAGTTTTTCCAATGTCATTTATTTACATGAAAATCCTCGAGTCCCGTCCTGAGCGATATGATTTAGGGATGGGTCTGTTGACTCTGGGATCGTTGACAAAAATTAAACGTCAAATTGCTGACCATACACTTCCCGAAAACCGAGTCCTCGATTTGGGCTGCGGGACCGGGACCTTGGCGCAAATGTGCATTGAACGAGGGGCATGGGTGACAGGGGTTGATGCCAACAGCGGCATGCTTGAAGTGGCAAAGAGAAATTCTCCTTCCGCGAATTTTCTTAACATCAGCCTCAGCAATCTTGATGACCATTTGGAAGATGAATCTTTCGATATCATTTTAAGCACGCTTGCATTTAGTGAACTGACCCGCGCAGAAAGACTTCATGTATTAAAACAAATCAAAAGAATTTTGAAAAGCGGAGGAAAAGTTATTATCGGTGACGAAATCATTCCGGAAAATTTATTAGCCCGGTGCTTTTACTATGCCTTCAGATTACCCATGCAGCTTATTACGTGGATAATGACCCAGAATACCACCAACGCGATTTCCAATTTTGAAGATGATGTGCGGCAGTCGGGCATGGAAATCGTCAACCGCAAGCCGTTTATGATGGGCATGTTTATCCTTCTGGAAATAAAAAAATGATCGGTTGGATTAAAGATATCTATCAAACGCTGTTTCGGTTTGCCCGGTTTCCGTGTGAACCCGAAACAATTGCCATTGGTAATCCCGACAAATCCTCTCCTGTCCTCGTCACATGCAATTTTGATTACACGGTCAGACATCTAAAGAATTATTTGGAAAAAGAGCAAATAGATTGCTTTCTTTTGGTGGTCAATACCAAAGGCACCAACGTCTGGTGCGCGGCGGCTGAAGGTATTTTTACCACCGAAACGGTCCTGGCCCATTTAAAGGTCTATAATGTAAGGGAGTTGGTTGATCACACGCGTTTGATACTTCCGCAATTGTCTGTGGCCGGGGTGAAAAGAAAGGACCTCAAAGAACATGGCTGGGAAGGAATTTACGGTCCCGTTTACTTTACCGATTTAAAGGAATTTATAAATAACCGTTTTACTAAAACCAGGGACATGCAGGCTTTAGAAT from Nitrospinaceae bacterium includes these protein-coding regions:
- the ligA gene encoding DNA ligase yields the protein MPPSDKKEIENLRREIRRHDILYYVENQPEISDREYDRLMQRLKDLEAKHPDWVTPDSPTQRVGGKASERFESVVHKLPMLSLDNTYNLDEFRDFHNRVVKGLKNEIAEDKIEYVVELKIDGLGVTLSYENGLFTQGATRGDGRAGEDITANLRTIRSIPLTIPVEKEPFNFLEVRGEVYLDREAFVEFNKERKAGGQPEFANPRNAAAGSLRLLDPAITAQRPLDIFVYSVGHMDDMPFKTHHEAILKLKSLGFRVNPQTVLCKNFEETFSLIERWRDEKDHLSYEVDGLVVKVNAFSFQEKLGSTAKHPRWAVAYKYEAEQAVTEVEDILCQVGRTGSITPVAVLRPVFVSGSTVSRATLHNEDEIKRKDIRVGDTVVIEKAGEVIPKVVRVANQPGKSRGKPFKMPTKCPECQTAIYRPEGEAAWRCVNAACPAQLKERLFHFASRNAMDIDHLGPAVIDQLVDSGRVKHFSDLYNLTLEDLVPLERLAEKSANNLLAAIQKSKSAGLSRLIHGLGIRHVGQRAAAVLAQTFHSMDALQNASLEDLESVMEVGPIMAESLKAFFDREINQEEIRQLKKLGVALVEDRQETGDRLLGKQFVLTGALKHFTRDQAREMILAQGGRVTSSVSQKTDFVVAGEDPGSKLDKAKKLDVKILDEERFKALLAG
- the sdhA_2 gene encoding succinate dehydrogenase flavoprotein subunit → MIKHDVVIIGAGLAGMRAALEVSKELDVALLTKVYPSRSHSGAAQGGIAAALGNSEPDSWEEHMYDTVKGGDFLNDQDAVEDYVKAAPSIIYELEHMGCVFSRTPDGKIAQRSFGGHSKPRACFSADRTGHAILHALHEQLMKNRQTVKIYNEWNMHSLITEGNRCNGVVVSNVKTGAVEVMQARAVIFCTGGYGRIFKITTNAFASTADGVMAAFRAGIPIEDAEFVQFHPSGLYRQGILFSEAARGEGGYLLNGKGDRFMEQYAPSRMELAPRDIVSRAEQSEIDAGRGVDGKDFIHLDLRHLGEARIMERLPQIRQLGIDFTSVDCVKDPLPIQPTAHYSMGGIPTNKFSQVILDAEGTKMEGFFAAGECACVSVHGGNRLGTNSLLEATVFGRRAGMSALEYAKSVDFAKVNEGPEKTKVLKMFEDIFQRDGTESYDAVRNEMKEVMMEKCGVFRDEEKLKSCIETIKNLQSRFKKGKVTDKGKLFNTEIYEILELGNMLAMAEVIAVAALARKESRGGHFRTDFNKRDDENFMKHTLVHGSMDELELKYKPVIITKHQPTERTY
- a CDS encoding MerR family transcriptional regulator, which produces MQNREKKFTIGVLSDLTHCKIETIRYYEKIAIFPKPPRTEGGHRIYSENHIKRLVFIRRGRDLGFSLEEIRALLKLVDRGDNTCDQVQKITIHHLGDIRRKIVDLKKLEKILAKISSQCEGGVVPECPILDALFEKK
- the rhlB gene encoding ATP-dependent RNA helicase RhlB; the encoded protein is MEQFKFESLSLPEAVLNGIRDADFKYCTPIQSAALPITLAGKDVAGQAQTGTGKTAAFLITIFSRLLDKPPLESQKKGGRVGPRALIIAPTRELARQIEKDALLLGKHCNFKIVCIYGGVDYDKQRSMIKAGVDVLIATPGRLIDYYKQKFFSLKLVEALVIDEADRMFDMGFIQDLRYLLRNTSPYNKRLSMLFSATLNFRVMELCYEHMNNPEKVTIEPEKTVVDEIAQSLYHVGHHEKFSLLLGLLKQEEGEKVLIFCNTKAMAERLEAKLKHNGYNAGQISGDLHQKARIRVLEQFGAGDLDILIATDVASRGIHVDDITHVINFDLPQDPEDYVHRIGRTARAGKEGTAITLCCENYAVHLERVEEYLKHKVPVVWAEEELFLKGKPGMPPRKVKSKRPPARKTSSSKRPVRGKPPRGRSRSRPSSSR